The following nucleotide sequence is from Dialister pneumosintes.
ACGAAGTAGATAAGCAGGATGAAAGGTCGGCATAATAGGAATATTTCTCCAAGAAATCCATTGCCCCCGACTTCTAATAATCCCAACATCTCTCCCCAAGAAAAAGCGTAATGCAGGTTTTCCCAGTGCCAAAATTACTTTTGGTTTTATAATTTGTATTTCACGTATTAACCAACGTCCTGCACACACATTGGCTTCTTGCATAGTTGGTGTACGATTATTTCTTGGACGACATTTTACTATGTTGGTCACATATACTCGATCTCGCGTAATACCTATAGACCATAACGCTTTATCTAAAAGTTTTCCTGAAGGACCTACCAAAGGAAGTCCTTTTTCATCTTCCACACCGCCAGGTCCTTCTCCAACAATCATAAGCGGAGATTTCTCTGACCCAGAAGATAATACAGGACCATGTCCACCTTCTGTTCGTAAATGACATGCATTACATTCATAGAAACAGTTTTCCAATTCTTCATATGTCATCAATGATGTTAATGTCTTTTTTCGAGTATCCTCTTGCTTAGTCTGCCGATCCCATGCATCTTCATTTCCCCATAAATCCATAAAGATCCCTTCTATAAACAAGTTACATATCTTCCGGAACTTCTTGATTTGTCATTTCATAGAACAAAGTAAATTGTCCCGCAAAATACATCTCAATGGTACCTACAGGTCCATTACGATTTTTAGCTAAAATAACTTCTGTAACATTATTCTTCTCATCGTCATCCTGCATTTCCTTATTATAATAAGCTTCACGATATAAAAATGCTACCATATCCGCATCCTGTTCTAATGATCCCGATTCACGAAGATCTGATAACATCGGACGATGATCTTGTCTGGACTCTACACTTCGTGATAACTGTGATAAAGCAATAACCGGTACATTCAATTCACGCGCTAAACTCTTTAAAGAACGAGATATTTCAGATATTTCTTGTTGCCTGTTATCACTTGCATTCTTAGAAGAACCTTTCATTAACTGTAAATAGTCTATCATGATAATATCCAATCCACGCTCCGCTTTCAGTCTACGTGATTTAGATCGTACTTCTGATACCGAAATCCCCGGTGTATCGTCAATATATAAAGGTGCATTAATAAGATGCCCCGCTGCCGCCGCTAAATTTCTCCATTCTTCTTGACTGGTAATACGACCTGTTCTAAGTTTCTGACTGTCAATTAAAGCTGTAGAACAAAGAAGACGTTGTACCAACTGTTCTCTTGACATTTCTAAAGAGAAAAATGCTACTGTTTTATGGTCACTGGACAAACTCATATTTTTAGCGATATTTAAAATAAACGCAGTCTTTCCCATAGATGGACGAGCTGCTGTAATAATAAAATCACCTTTTTGGAATCCGCTTGTTAACCCATCTAACTTGGAAAACCCGGAGGGAAGACCTGTAACCCCTTCCTTATTTTGAAACTTTTCATTAATATCTTCTAATGCATGCTGTACGGCTTCACCAATAGGAACAAAATCACTCTTTCTATCGTCTTTTGCAACTTCTAAAATACGTCTTTCTGCATCATCAACGATTTCTTGTACGTCGTCATGTTCATTATATGCATTATTTGCAATAATCCCTGCCGCATCAATAAGTCCGCGTAATTTTGATTTTTCTTGCACAATCTTAGCATGTTCTCCAACGGATTTAGTTGAAAAAACCTTTTCTGCTAACCCATTAATATAAATAACACCGCCAACAGCATCCAACTTACCCATGCGACGTAATTCTTCCGTTACAGTTACAATATCTGCTTCTTTATTATTTCTCGCTAAATTCAAAATAGCTTCAAAAATAATCCCATCCGCATCTCTGTAAAAGTCGTCTGCACGTAAAATATCTTCCGCTGTAACAATAGCACTCTTATCTAAAAGCATCGCCCCTAATACAGCTTGTTCCGCCTCTAAGTTTTGTGGAGGAATACGACTGACTATCATATTTTCAGTAAGAGATTTCCCTCCGCGTTTTTCCCACTTTTTCTCTTCTATACGAGCCATAACGTCTCCTTTACTTATCTGCCAACATATGAGTTAACACTTCTTGAATAGTACTTACAGGAATAATCTGCATATCCATATAAGTTCTTCCCACATCCGATTCATTAAGTTTTGGAATTAATATTTTACTCATTCCTGCTTGATAAGCACCCAATACTTTTTCTTGCACTCCGCCAACCGGCTTAATCTCTCCTGACAAAGAAATTTCACCGGTTAAAGCTATATTTTGATGAATAGGTTTCTTTTCAATTGCGGAAACAATAGCACAAGTAATAGCACTACCGGCAGAAGGCCCATCTATATTGCCACCACCGACAATATTTATATATAAATCATAATCCGATAATCTTTTCCCTGTAAGAGCTCTCACTACAGCTGTTGCATTAGAAACAGAATCCTTGGCCATAGTCCCTGCCGTATCATTAAAATGAATCCGCCCCTTACCTTTTTCAGATGGATAAACAACCGTCTCAATTTCAATAGTACTTCCTAAATAACCGGATACACCCAGTCCATAAACATGTCCTATCTTAAACGTATCTGATGCTATTCGACGTTTCCATGCAGTCATATGTCCGGATTGCGCAATACGTTTCATTATATCATTTGTTACCAGTATATCATCGATTGCTCCTCGTTCATATACTGCCATACTATAAGCATCTACCAGTAAATTAACTGCTTTGCGCCCCTCCATAGTATATTCACTAACTACATCTTCTACGCCCTCTTCTAAATCCACATGCAGTCTTTCAGCTGCATCTCTAACAATATGTTTTACACCTTCCGGTTGCAAAGGATTAAAAAAAACAGAAGCACAACGAGAACGAATTGCCGGATTAATTTCTTCCGGTAAACGTGTAGTAGCTCCTATGAGAATAAAATCAGCAGGTGCCCCTTCAGAAAAAAGTTTCTTAATATAAGCCGGTATTCTTACATTATCTTCATCATAATAAGCAGATTCAAAAAACACACGTTTATCTTCTAATACTTTAAGCAATTTATTTAATAAAATAGGATCCAGTTCCCCAATTTCATCAATAAAGAGTACTCCTCCATGTGCTTGTGTTACCAATCCCGGTTTCGGTTCCGGAATCCCTTCTTCGGCTAAATCCTTTTGTGCTCCTTGATATAAAGGATCATGAACAGACCCTATCAAAGGATTCGTCATATCTCGATTATCCCACCGTAAAGTAGTCCCATCACACTCTATAAAGGGAGCCTCTTCACCAAAAGCAGTATAAGCTATTTTTTTCGCTTCTTCCAATACCAATCTGGCAGTAGTAGTCTTTCCGACACCTGGAGGACCATAAAGAATTATATGTTGAGGAAAAGGAGAAGCTATACGTGAAGCAACCGCTTTAACTGCAGATTCTTGTCCTATAATATCTATCAACCTAGAAGGTCTTACTAAAGAAAAAGCTGTCTTAGATAAACTCACTTTATCTAATGCCGATAACTTTTTTAATTTCCTTGCACTATGAGGAGTTTCACAAGAGGAGTCTTCTTCAGTTAAAAGTTCTCTCTTGATTTCATCTACATACTCTTGATGTTTTTCTTCTAATCTTTCAGCAATTTTCCTTTCGAGTTGTTCTTCTACTGTTTTACGTGCTAGTAACTCTGATAACTTGTTTTCAAGTGTATCCATAATCAAAGGAAATTCCTTTGATGTAGGCTCTTTGTAAAAATCTTTACTTCCTAAAATTAAACGCTGTAATCCAACAAGGCGCTTACCTATTTCTTCTTCATGAATATACTTTAATGCATCATACTTACTTGCATTTAAAATTAACTTTTCCGGTCCTACAATACTAACATATACTCTATAAATAGTTTCTACTTGTTGCTTTAAATAATCGTCTTCACGTCTTTTTTTATCTCCTCGATGCATGAACCGATTTAATAAACTCCTTATATCTGCCACGCGTCTACTCCTTCATATTCTTTAGATTATGGATTTTCATACAGTTTTAACACAAAAATCTATTTAATCCATTTCATCCAATGTTACTTTAAAGCTTTCTGCGAAATGCTCTATAAACCAGTCTACTTCTTTTAAATTTAATTCGTTTAACTTCTTTTTCGTTTCATCATATGCCTTTTTAAATTCCACATTTCCTGCATTCAGTTCTTCTGCACATTTTAGATAAGCAGACATAATATCTGCTGCTTTAGCTAAAGGCCATAACTCATCTTTTTCCATATCTACTACATATGGCTTATAAGAATTTTGCATTTCTTTAGGTAAAGTTTCCAATAAACGTTTTCTCGCCATATCTTCTATTTTTTCATATTCTTCATGAAGACTCTCATTAAAATATTTAACCGGCGTAGGTAAATCTCCGGTAAACACTTCACTGGCATCATGATAAACCGCTAACATAGCACAGTGCTCCGGATTACATGGTTCATGAAAAATTTCTTTTCTTATTACAGCCAATCCATGTGCAATAGCTACTGTTTGTAATGTATGCTCAGCATCATTTTCAGGCCATACATTTCGCATCAATCCCCAACGTTTTATAAATTTTAATCGAGAAAAATATGCAAAAAAGGAATTCATTTTTATTTCCTCCAAGGATTTTTATAAAACCAAAAATGAGATACCGGTCCATAACCATGTCCGGGACTATGTAGAGCTGCTGCTTTAATAGCACCTGTTAAATAAGATTTAGCCTGTTGCACAGCTTCTTCTAAAGAATAGTTTTGCGCTAATAATGCTGCTATAGCACTGGACAATGTACATCCGGTCCCATGTGTATTTTTAGTTTCTATCTTTTTCTCTTCATATACTATAAATTCATAACCATTATACAAAACATCCGTAGCTGTTTGTACAGCATGTCCGCCCTTAATGAGAACAGCCTTAGGTCCGATCTCCATTATTTTTAACGCCGCCTGTTTCATATCTTCTTTAGTTTGAACTTTCATTCCAGCAAGCACTTCCGCTTCAGGAACATTCGGTGTTACTACAGAAGCCAATGGAATCAATTTTGTCCTATAAAGATGAACAGCATCCTCATCAAGAAGCCTAGCACCGCTGGTAGCTACCATAACCGGATCTACGACTAAATTAGATGGATGTAAAGTTTCTAAAAAAGTGGATACGGTATCGACTGTTTCTGCAGTTGATAACATTCCGGTTTTTACTGCATCAGGAACAATATCATCATAGATAGCTCTAAGTTGTGCTGTAATCATTACCTGTGAAATATTTTCTACCATGGATACTTCTTTTGTATTTTGAGCAGTAAGTGCACAAATACAACTCATCCCATAAGTTCCTAATGCAGAAAAAGTTTTTAAATCCGCCTGTATACCGGCACCACCGGAACAGTCAGATCCCGCAATGGTTAAACATTTTTTTAACATAGTTCCTCCTACGAATACTCATACTCTATTATTGACAAGCAAGAAAATTCTGTGTCATATAACCTATCACTTTTCCTTGTTTCCAAGATACATCATATTCTAGTATAACTATGCCTGCCGGTACAATTTTCATCGCAATAAATACCATAGTCATAAAATACGATTGCAGATATGGTTGATGTCCAACTGGTAAGATAGGACTTTCTTCCTTTATGAGTCTTAAAGCAGTAACTCCCCACCTATCTTGCATTAATGTATCGGTAAGTTGTACCCCTTTATACAACAAGAATCAGTTCATAATCATAGCGGTTTTCACGGTTCTTAGATAAGGACTCGCCCAAATAGTAACAGGCGTATTTTTAAAAATTTGAGATGACCATTTTGCGATTTGTTCTACAGAATATATACCGTCTGTTGACAAAGAACAATCTTTATTTATTACCGCCTTAGAGCACTCTTCTACTTCTCCATGTCTCATAAAAATCAGATACAACTACAACCACCTAAAATAAGATTATTTTTCACCTGCAGGAATAACATAGTCATCATTTCCCACCATAG
It contains:
- a CDS encoding uracil-DNA glycosylase; translated protein: MDLWGNEDAWDRQTKQEDTRKKTLTSLMTYEELENCFYECNACHLRTEGGHGPVLSSGSEKSPLMIVGEGPGGVEDEKGLPLVGPSGKLLDKALWSIGITRDRVYVTNIVKCRPRNNRTPTMQEANVCAGRWLIREIQIIKPKVILALGKPALRFFLGRDVGIIRSRGQWISWRNIPIMPTFHPAYLLRLEGKSLVDAKWQVYYDMKAAKECAMKAAPDWNWKSIEPVDLLDTYADRIAMRKEKNKLMCD
- the dnaB gene encoding replicative DNA helicase, whose protein sequence is MARIEEKKWEKRGGKSLTENMIVSRIPPQNLEAEQAVLGAMLLDKSAIVTAEDILRADDFYRDADGIIFEAILNLARNNKEADIVTVTEELRRMGKLDAVGGVIYINGLAEKVFSTKSVGEHAKIVQEKSKLRGLIDAAGIIANNAYNEHDDVQEIVDDAERRILEVAKDDRKSDFVPIGEAVQHALEDINEKFQNKEGVTGLPSGFSKLDGLTSGFQKGDFIITAARPSMGKTAFILNIAKNMSLSSDHKTVAFFSLEMSREQLVQRLLCSTALIDSQKLRTGRITSQEEWRNLAAAAGHLINAPLYIDDTPGISVSEVRSKSRRLKAERGLDIIMIDYLQLMKGSSKNASDNRQQEISEISRSLKSLARELNVPVIALSQLSRSVESRQDHRPMLSDLRESGSLEQDADMVAFLYREAYYNKEMQDDDEKNNVTEVILAKNRNGPVGTIEMYFAGQFTLFYEMTNQEVPEDM
- the lonC gene encoding Lon family ATP-dependent protease, which produces MADIRSLLNRFMHRGDKKRREDDYLKQQVETIYRVYVSIVGPEKLILNASKYDALKYIHEEEIGKRLVGLQRLILGSKDFYKEPTSKEFPLIMDTLENKLSELLARKTVEEQLERKIAERLEEKHQEYVDEIKRELLTEEDSSCETPHSARKLKKLSALDKVSLSKTAFSLVRPSRLIDIIGQESAVKAVASRIASPFPQHIILYGPPGVGKTTTARLVLEEAKKIAYTAFGEEAPFIECDGTTLRWDNRDMTNPLIGSVHDPLYQGAQKDLAEEGIPEPKPGLVTQAHGGVLFIDEIGELDPILLNKLLKVLEDKRVFFESAYYDEDNVRIPAYIKKLFSEGAPADFILIGATTRLPEEINPAIRSRCASVFFNPLQPEGVKHIVRDAAERLHVDLEEGVEDVVSEYTMEGRKAVNLLVDAYSMAVYERGAIDDILVTNDIMKRIAQSGHMTAWKRRIASDTFKIGHVYGLGVSGYLGSTIEIETVVYPSEKGKGRIHFNDTAGTMAKDSVSNATAVVRALTGKRLSDYDLYINIVGGGNIDGPSAGSAITCAIVSAIEKKPIHQNIALTGEISLSGEIKPVGGVQEKVLGAYQAGMSKILIPKLNESDVGRTYMDMQIIPVSTIQEVLTHMLADK
- the yfbR gene encoding 5'-deoxynucleotidase, with translation MNSFFAYFSRLKFIKRWGLMRNVWPENDAEHTLQTVAIAHGLAVIRKEIFHEPCNPEHCAMLAVYHDASEVFTGDLPTPVKYFNESLHEEYEKIEDMARKRLLETLPKEMQNSYKPYVVDMEKDELWPLAKAADIMSAYLKCAEELNAGNVEFKKAYDETKKKLNELNLKEVDWFIEHFAESFKVTLDEMD
- the thiD gene encoding bifunctional hydroxymethylpyrimidine kinase/phosphomethylpyrimidine kinase, whose protein sequence is MLKKCLTIAGSDCSGGAGIQADLKTFSALGTYGMSCICALTAQNTKEVSMVENISQVMITAQLRAIYDDIVPDAVKTGMLSTAETVDTVSTFLETLHPSNLVVDPVMVATSGARLLDEDAVHLYRTKLIPLASVVTPNVPEAEVLAGMKVQTKEDMKQAALKIMEIGPKAVLIKGGHAVQTATDVLYNGYEFIVYEEKKIETKNTHGTGCTLSSAIAALLAQNYSLEEAVQQAKSYLTGAIKAAALHSPGHGYGPVSHFWFYKNPWRK
- a CDS encoding phosphoglycerate mutase family protein, producing MYLIFMRHGEVEECSKAVINKDCSLSTDGIYSVEQIAKWSSQIFKNTPVTIWASPYLRTVKTAMIMN